The following are encoded together in the Peromyscus leucopus breed LL Stock chromosome 1, UCI_PerLeu_2.1, whole genome shotgun sequence genome:
- the Catsperg gene encoding cation channel sperm-associated protein subunit gamma isoform X8, with protein sequence MAWGPTFPLEGYEVATAKWEKTFTLKSNHFKRSKSRPLWYTQNHSPVLILGGIEDEKTILLSDTNFQDFSLVELSIDSCWVGSYYCPILDFSATIHDAISTESTLFIRQNQLVYYFTGSYSALFDVSHSSSSWVRVLASECIKKLCPVFVDGNGSEYILALTTGKNEGYIHIGTITDGRVSFKMMPESWSICDKLPGSNCSINWATYIADEKNLLLLVETFSTNLVKIFYLLNFNLETQHMDILYIIPRFIPEAQDLDFLVLHGTETYTRTAMIPKGLFFNTFNNMLYIWGNFILQSYNRIHFIYLADFPKDSVIKYMVNSYQGDMAFVTEGEEIWYFLEGGYDVYRLVPSKGWDIYFSLQKLQHSFLFADQEFLVTLFYEDGQLYQLIYLVDSGDERLVKRVLPVAQLLLYEQNTPYTVATVGNFWTPSFTNLCPFKVMRLRDLPKKQHLARQELYHAPPPLVSESLGFHNNKTLAVYQGLVYYLLWLHSKYDKPYADPVHDPTWRWWEHKSQYKDYYFYLSSNWLAAEGVYIDMNSYQKLYNISHDHGLPEMVFLDKGTSFSFTVFLTAHEHTFKLSASSGSSYQVEKKLAVAVVVADPECLDVTVNQDVLLNRKAVLYKITIKDRKVCYDQGISGHNLKKTSLMVKVLGSSGKCFQTTYLGTRTQGHLMVPLLIGCPPGKRLAFDVTYTILHSQQLNKHYFDCVVSNAEMPCFLFRDLFQPFFLVQDMVTGDSGRFLGSYLLKVVGGGRTMDTIRDYTEEEIYRYNSPLDKTNSLIWKTKAERTTQDKKFYIMSQQSPGIEWLCLENSPCHDITPQSIFAPEFFLKLLVSNRGVDTSSYCDYQLIFILHLHGLPLSAQRSLFIVLVSSSLFVGLVVFYILFCLLWPHIVKAWVSLRWKINNIMAAESFYTYATSSAALSLQSQTASEPSIKAPSNAGSRVDNALEKEVVA encoded by the exons ATGGCTTGGGGCCCTACATTCCCCCTAGAAG GATATGAGGTGGCGACTGCCAAGTGGGAGAAG ACCTTTACTCTGAAGAGCAATCACTTTAAGCGTTCAAAATCGAGACCCCTGTGGTACACGCAGAATCATTCACCTGTGCTCATCCTCGGGGGCATTGAAGATGAGAAGACCATCTTGCTTTCAGACACTAATTTCCAAGACTTTTCTCTCGTGGAG CTGAGCATTGACAGTTGCTGGGTTGGCTCCTACTACTGTCCCATCCTTGACTTCTCAGCCACCATCCATGACGCCATCTCTACGGAGAGCACGCTCTTCATCCGGCAGAACCAGCTGGTCTACTACTTCACAGGCAGCTACTCCGCCCTCTTCGACGTCAGTCACAGCAGCA GCAGCTGGGTTCGTGTCCTGGCTAGCGAGTGCATCAAGAAGCTGTGCCCAGTGTTCGTCGATGGCAATGGCTCTGAGTACATCCTAGCCCTCACCACTGGCAAGAATGAAGGTTATATTCACATCGGGACCATTACAG ATGGTCGTGTGTCCTTCAAGATGATGCCGGAAAGCTGGTCAATATGTGATAAGTTACCGG GTTCAAACTGCTCCATTAACTGGGCTACATACATCGCTGATGAGAAGAACCTGCTGTTGTTGGTGGAGACTTTCTCCACGAATTTAGTTAAGATCTTTTACCTACTCAACTTTAACTTAG AGACCCAGCACATGGATATTCTCTACATAATACCACGGTTTATCCCAGAAG CTCAGGATTTGGACTTCCTGGTGCTACATGGGACAGAGACCTATACCAGAACTGCCATGATACCCAAGGGTTTGTTCTTCAACACATTCAACAACATGCTGTATATTTGGGGCAACTTCATCCTGCAAAG ctaCAATAGGATACACTTCATTTATCTGGCGGACTTCCCCAAGGACTCCGTCATCAAATACATGGTCAACTCTTACCAAGGAGACATGGCTTTTGTCACAGAAGGAGAAGAG ATCTGGTACTTTCTGGAAGGTGGCTACGATGTCTACCGGCTGGTCCCATCCAAAGGCTGGGACATCTACTTCAGCCTGCAGAAGCTGCAACACTCTTTTCTCTTTGCGGACCAAGAGTTCTTGGTCACCCTCTTCTATGAAGATGGGCAGCTCTATCAG CTGATCTATCTCGTGGACTCCGGGGATGAACGTTTGGTCAAGAGGGTCTTGCCTGTGGCACAGTTGCTGCTGTATGAACAGAACACCCCCTACACAGTGGCGACCGTAGG GAACTTCTGGACGCCCTCCTTCACCAACCTCTGCCCTTTCAAGGTGATGCGTCTACGTGACCTACCCAAAAAACAGCATCTTGCACGTCAAGAGCTCTACCATGCTCCACCTCCTCTGGTCTCCGAATCCCTGGGCTTCCACAATAATAAGACACTTGCTGTCTATCAAGGCCTTGTCTATTACCTGCTGTGGCTGCACTCCAAATATGACAAG CCCTACGCGGATCCCGTGCACGATCCCACTTGGCGCTGGTGGGAACACAAATCACAATACAAG GATTACTACTTCTACCTGTCCAGCAACTGGCTGGCGGCGGAAGGCGTGTACATCGACATGAACAGCTACCAAAAACTCTACAATATCTCGCACGACCACGGGCTGCCCGAGATGGTCTTCCTGGACAAGGGCACCTCATTTAGCTTCACTGTCTTCCTGACGGCGCATGAGCACACCTTCAAGCTCAGTGCCAGCTCCG GCTCCAGCTACCAGGTGGAGAAGAAGTTAGCAGTGGCTGTGGTTGTTGCGGATCCCGAATGCCTTGACGTAACTGTGAATCAAGATGTCCTTCTTAATCGAAAAGCAGTGCTCTACAAG ATTACAATcaaggacagaaaagtctgctaTGATCAGGGCATCAGTGGACATAACCTCAAGAAGACTTCCTTGATGGTCAAA GTGTTGGGATCTTCTGGAAAATGCTTCCAGACCACATACCTTGGGACACGCACGCAA GGTCACTTGATGGTGCCGTTGTTAATCGGCTGTCCCCCTGGCAAGCGCCTGGCCTTCGACGTCACCTACACGATTCTGCACTCCCAGCAGCTCAACAAACACTATTTCGACTGTGTGGTGTCCAACGCCGAGATGCCGTGCTTCCTCTTTCGTGACT TGTTTCAGCCCTTCTTCTTAGTCCAAGACATGGTGACGGGAGACTCTGGCCGTTTCCTAGGCAG TTACTTGCTGAAGGTGGTGGGCGGAGGTCGCACAATGGACACCATCCGAGACTACACAGAAGAGGAAATCTACCGCTACAACAGCCCGCTGGACAA AACCAATAGCCTCATCTGGAAAACGAAGGCTGAAAGGACCACCCAGGACAAGAAGTTCTACATAATGTCGCAGCAGAGCCCGGGGATCGA GTGGCTGTGTCTAGAGAACTCCCCATGCCATGATATCACTCCGCAAAGCATCTTTGCACCTGAATTCTTCCTCAAGTTGTTGGTGAGCAATAG AGGAGTAGATACTAGCTCATACTGTGACTACCAGCTCATCTTTATACTGCATTTGCATGGGCTTCCGCTCAGCGCCCAGCGGTCTCTCTTCATTGTCCTT GTGTCCTCCAGCCTGTTTGTGGGCCTGGTGGTCTTCTACATCCTGTTCTGCCTCCTGTGGCCCCACATAGTGAAGGCCTGGGTCTCATTGCGCTGGAAGATTAACAACATCATGGCAGCAGAGTCCTTCTATACATACGCCACCTCCAGCGCGGCGCTCAGCCTCCAGTCTCAGACAGCCTCAGAGCCGAGTATCAAGGCTCCCTCCAATGCAGGCTCCAGAGTGGATAACGCATTGGAGAAGGAAGTGGTGGCCTGA
- the Catsperg gene encoding cation channel sperm-associated protein subunit gamma isoform X7: MKRDASGNPIFTIGYEVATAKWEKTFTLKSNHFKRSKSRPLWYTQNHSPVLILGGIEDEKTILLSDTNFQDFSLVELSIDSCWVGSYYCPILDFSATIHDAISTESTLFIRQNQLVYYFTGSYSALFDVSHSSSSWVRVLASECIKKLCPVFVDGNGSEYILALTTGKNEGYIHIGTITDGRVSFKMMPESWSICDKLPGSNCSINWATYIADEKNLLLLVETFSTNLVKIFYLLNFNLETQHMDILYIIPRFIPEAQDLDFLVLHGTETYTRTAMIPKGLFFNTFNNMLYIWGNFILQSYNRIHFIYLADFPKDSVIKYMVNSYQGDMAFVTEGEEIWYFLEGGYDVYRLVPSKGWDIYFSLQKLQHSFLFADQEFLVTLFYEDGQLYQLIYLVDSGDERLVKRVLPVAQLLLYEQNTPYTVATVGNFWTPSFTNLCPFKVMRLRDLPKKQHLARQELYHAPPPLVSESLGFHNNKTLAVYQGLVYYLLWLHSKYDKPYADPVHDPTWRWWEHKSQYKDYYFYLSSNWLAAEGVYIDMNSYQKLYNISHDHGLPEMVFLDKGTSFSFTVFLTAHEHTFKLSASSGSSYQVEKKLAVAVVVADPECLDVTVNQDVLLNRKAVLYKITIKDRKVCYDQGISGHNLKKTSLMVKVLGSSGKCFQTTYLGTRTQGHLMVPLLIGCPPGKRLAFDVTYTILHSQQLNKHYFDCVVSNAEMPCFLFRDLFQPFFLVQDMVTGDSGRFLGSYLLKVVGGGRTMDTIRDYTEEEIYRYNSPLDKTNSLIWKTKAERTTQDKKFYIMSQQSPGIEWLCLENSPCHDITPQSIFAPEFFLKLLVSNRGVDTSSYCDYQLIFILHLHGLPLSAQRSLFIVLVSSSLFVGLVVFYILFCLLWPHIVKAWVSLRWKINNIMAAESFYTYATSSAALSLQSQTASEPSIKAPSNAGSRVDNALEKEVVA, encoded by the exons ATGAAGAGAGATGCAAGCGGTAACCCCATCTTCACCATAGGATATGAGGTGGCGACTGCCAAGTGGGAGAAG ACCTTTACTCTGAAGAGCAATCACTTTAAGCGTTCAAAATCGAGACCCCTGTGGTACACGCAGAATCATTCACCTGTGCTCATCCTCGGGGGCATTGAAGATGAGAAGACCATCTTGCTTTCAGACACTAATTTCCAAGACTTTTCTCTCGTGGAG CTGAGCATTGACAGTTGCTGGGTTGGCTCCTACTACTGTCCCATCCTTGACTTCTCAGCCACCATCCATGACGCCATCTCTACGGAGAGCACGCTCTTCATCCGGCAGAACCAGCTGGTCTACTACTTCACAGGCAGCTACTCCGCCCTCTTCGACGTCAGTCACAGCAGCA GCAGCTGGGTTCGTGTCCTGGCTAGCGAGTGCATCAAGAAGCTGTGCCCAGTGTTCGTCGATGGCAATGGCTCTGAGTACATCCTAGCCCTCACCACTGGCAAGAATGAAGGTTATATTCACATCGGGACCATTACAG ATGGTCGTGTGTCCTTCAAGATGATGCCGGAAAGCTGGTCAATATGTGATAAGTTACCGG GTTCAAACTGCTCCATTAACTGGGCTACATACATCGCTGATGAGAAGAACCTGCTGTTGTTGGTGGAGACTTTCTCCACGAATTTAGTTAAGATCTTTTACCTACTCAACTTTAACTTAG AGACCCAGCACATGGATATTCTCTACATAATACCACGGTTTATCCCAGAAG CTCAGGATTTGGACTTCCTGGTGCTACATGGGACAGAGACCTATACCAGAACTGCCATGATACCCAAGGGTTTGTTCTTCAACACATTCAACAACATGCTGTATATTTGGGGCAACTTCATCCTGCAAAG ctaCAATAGGATACACTTCATTTATCTGGCGGACTTCCCCAAGGACTCCGTCATCAAATACATGGTCAACTCTTACCAAGGAGACATGGCTTTTGTCACAGAAGGAGAAGAG ATCTGGTACTTTCTGGAAGGTGGCTACGATGTCTACCGGCTGGTCCCATCCAAAGGCTGGGACATCTACTTCAGCCTGCAGAAGCTGCAACACTCTTTTCTCTTTGCGGACCAAGAGTTCTTGGTCACCCTCTTCTATGAAGATGGGCAGCTCTATCAG CTGATCTATCTCGTGGACTCCGGGGATGAACGTTTGGTCAAGAGGGTCTTGCCTGTGGCACAGTTGCTGCTGTATGAACAGAACACCCCCTACACAGTGGCGACCGTAGG GAACTTCTGGACGCCCTCCTTCACCAACCTCTGCCCTTTCAAGGTGATGCGTCTACGTGACCTACCCAAAAAACAGCATCTTGCACGTCAAGAGCTCTACCATGCTCCACCTCCTCTGGTCTCCGAATCCCTGGGCTTCCACAATAATAAGACACTTGCTGTCTATCAAGGCCTTGTCTATTACCTGCTGTGGCTGCACTCCAAATATGACAAG CCCTACGCGGATCCCGTGCACGATCCCACTTGGCGCTGGTGGGAACACAAATCACAATACAAG GATTACTACTTCTACCTGTCCAGCAACTGGCTGGCGGCGGAAGGCGTGTACATCGACATGAACAGCTACCAAAAACTCTACAATATCTCGCACGACCACGGGCTGCCCGAGATGGTCTTCCTGGACAAGGGCACCTCATTTAGCTTCACTGTCTTCCTGACGGCGCATGAGCACACCTTCAAGCTCAGTGCCAGCTCCG GCTCCAGCTACCAGGTGGAGAAGAAGTTAGCAGTGGCTGTGGTTGTTGCGGATCCCGAATGCCTTGACGTAACTGTGAATCAAGATGTCCTTCTTAATCGAAAAGCAGTGCTCTACAAG ATTACAATcaaggacagaaaagtctgctaTGATCAGGGCATCAGTGGACATAACCTCAAGAAGACTTCCTTGATGGTCAAA GTGTTGGGATCTTCTGGAAAATGCTTCCAGACCACATACCTTGGGACACGCACGCAA GGTCACTTGATGGTGCCGTTGTTAATCGGCTGTCCCCCTGGCAAGCGCCTGGCCTTCGACGTCACCTACACGATTCTGCACTCCCAGCAGCTCAACAAACACTATTTCGACTGTGTGGTGTCCAACGCCGAGATGCCGTGCTTCCTCTTTCGTGACT TGTTTCAGCCCTTCTTCTTAGTCCAAGACATGGTGACGGGAGACTCTGGCCGTTTCCTAGGCAG TTACTTGCTGAAGGTGGTGGGCGGAGGTCGCACAATGGACACCATCCGAGACTACACAGAAGAGGAAATCTACCGCTACAACAGCCCGCTGGACAA AACCAATAGCCTCATCTGGAAAACGAAGGCTGAAAGGACCACCCAGGACAAGAAGTTCTACATAATGTCGCAGCAGAGCCCGGGGATCGA GTGGCTGTGTCTAGAGAACTCCCCATGCCATGATATCACTCCGCAAAGCATCTTTGCACCTGAATTCTTCCTCAAGTTGTTGGTGAGCAATAG AGGAGTAGATACTAGCTCATACTGTGACTACCAGCTCATCTTTATACTGCATTTGCATGGGCTTCCGCTCAGCGCCCAGCGGTCTCTCTTCATTGTCCTT GTGTCCTCCAGCCTGTTTGTGGGCCTGGTGGTCTTCTACATCCTGTTCTGCCTCCTGTGGCCCCACATAGTGAAGGCCTGGGTCTCATTGCGCTGGAAGATTAACAACATCATGGCAGCAGAGTCCTTCTATACATACGCCACCTCCAGCGCGGCGCTCAGCCTCCAGTCTCAGACAGCCTCAGAGCCGAGTATCAAGGCTCCCTCCAATGCAGGCTCCAGAGTGGATAACGCATTGGAGAAGGAAGTGGTGGCCTGA